The following are encoded together in the Brassica napus cultivar Da-Ae chromosome A9, Da-Ae, whole genome shotgun sequence genome:
- the LOC106382781 gene encoding uracil phosphoribosyltransferase, chloroplastic gives MACSISSNAVRCYTETLRLTPRQQQCGRVKPTPSSFLSFNSSTILVQTLGASPSPVPRRSITVRAKMAASEGSISGSNRMLVFVPPHPLIKHWISVLRNDQTPCPIFRSAIAELGRLLMYEASREWLPTVVGEIMSPMGAASVEFIDPREPIAVVPILRAGLALAEHASTVLPANKIYHLGISRDEETLLPSVYLNKLPDEFPENSRVFLVDPMLATGGTIIAAMDLLKERGLSVQQIKVICAVAAPPALSKLNEKYPGLHVYTGIIDPEVNEKGFIIPGLGDAGDRSFGT, from the exons ATGGCGTGCTCAATTAGTAGTAACGCTGTCCGGTGTTACACCGAAACGCTGCGTTTAACTCCCCGACAACAACAATGCGGCCGCGTAAAGCCTACTCCTTCCTCTTTCCTCTCCTTTAATTCCTCTACCATCCTCGTTCAG ACTCTGGGTGCTTCTCCTTCGCCTGTTCCCCGTCGGAGTATTACGGTTAGAGCCAAAATGGCGGCGTCGGAAGGATCCATTTCCGGAAGCAATAGGATGCTG GTCTTCGTGCCACCACATCCTTTGATCAAACACTGGATCTCTGTTCTGAGAAACGACCAAACACCTTGTCCCATTTTCA GGAGTGCAATCGCTGAACTAGGGAGGCTATTGATGTATGAAGCATCTCGAGAATGGCTG CCAACTGTTGTTGGAGAAATAATGTCTCCAATGGGTGCTGCTTCTGTTGAGTTCATTGATCCTAGAGAGCCTATAGCG GTTGTTCCGATTTTAAGAGCTGGTCTTGCTCTTGCGGAACACGCATCAACAGTTTTGCctgcaaataaaatatatcactTAG GGATAAGTCGGGACGAGGAAACACTTTTGCCTTCTGTGTATCTAAACAA GTTGCCTGACGAATTTCCAGAAAATTCTCGAGTGTTTTTGGTGGATCCAATGCTTGCTACAG GCGGTACCATAATTGCCGCGATGGATCTGTTGAAGGAACGTGGTTTGTCTGTTCAGCAAATCAAAGTG ATTTGTGCGGTTGCTGCACCTCCTGCACTATCTAAGCTTAATGAGAAATATCCAGG GCTTCATGTGTATACTGGAATAATCGATCCTGAAGTCAATGAAAAGGG GTTCATAATCCCTGGGCTTGGAGACGCTGGAGACCGCAGTTTTGGGACATGA